GGGGTGGAACGGCAGATGCTCGACCGCATCGGCGAGGAGCTGGCGCGGGCCACCTCCATCGTGCGCTACGCGCCGGGCTCGCACTTCAGCGCGCACGGGCATCCGGGCGGTGAGGAGTTCCTGGTGCTGGACGGGGTGTTCTCCGACGAGCGCGGCGACTATCCGGCCGGCACCTACGTGCGCAATCCCATCGGCAGCCGCCACGCGCCGTTCAGCCGCGAGGGCTGCACGATTTTCGTCAAGCTGATGCAGTTCGATGCGGCCGATCGCGCCGAGGTGGTGATCGACAGCCGCCGTGCCGAGTGGACGCCGGGCTTGCTACCCGGCCAGCGTGAACTGGCCCTGCACGTGTTCGCCGGCGAGCGGGTGCGCCTGCTGCGCTGGGCGCCCGGCACCGTGCAAGCGCCGCAGGGCTATCCCGGCGGCGCGGAGCTCCTCGTGCTCGAAGGCAGCCTGCAGGACGAGCGCGGGGTGT
This DNA window, taken from Pseudomonas alcaligenes, encodes the following:
- a CDS encoding cupin domain-containing protein, which produces MRLNADFALPVVIRPGDAPWVASPLAGVERQMLDRIGEELARATSIVRYAPGSHFSAHGHPGGEEFLVLDGVFSDERGDYPAGTYVRNPIGSRHAPFSREGCTIFVKLMQFDAADRAEVVIDSRRAEWTPGLLPGQRELALHVFAGERVRLLRWAPGTVQAPQGYPGGAELLVLEGSLQDERGVYPAGSWLRCPAQFSHSPGSAEGCLLWCKTGHLAP